In Sphingomonas sp., a single window of DNA contains:
- the mmsB gene encoding 3-hydroxyisobutyrate dehydrogenase yields MARVAFIGLGNMGGGMAANLAKAGHDVRAFDLSPEALERARKAGCLPAADAAEAIAGAEAIVTMLPAGRHVETLYTETLLDHAEAGAILIDCSTIDVATARRVAEAATQRGLLAVDAPVSGGIAAANAGTLTFMVGGAATAFERAEPFLEDMGKTVIHAGASGAGQAAKICNNMILGATMIATCEAFALAEKLGLDQQRFFDIASVSSGQSWSMTSYCPVPGVGPETPADRGYRGGFGAPLMLKDLKLALEAAASVGAQVPMGERAEQLYIAFVEGDGAGLDFSGIIETLR; encoded by the coding sequence ATGGCACGCGTAGCATTTATCGGCCTCGGCAACATGGGCGGCGGGATGGCGGCGAACCTCGCCAAGGCCGGCCATGACGTCCGCGCCTTCGATCTATCCCCGGAAGCGCTGGAGCGCGCCAGGAAGGCCGGCTGTCTGCCAGCCGCCGATGCCGCCGAAGCGATCGCCGGCGCCGAGGCGATCGTCACGATGCTGCCCGCCGGGCGGCACGTGGAGACGCTCTATACCGAGACGCTGCTCGACCATGCCGAAGCCGGCGCGATCCTGATCGACTGCTCGACAATCGACGTCGCCACCGCCCGCCGCGTTGCCGAGGCCGCGACCCAGCGCGGGCTGCTCGCGGTCGACGCGCCGGTCTCGGGCGGGATTGCGGCGGCCAATGCCGGCACGCTCACCTTCATGGTCGGCGGCGCCGCGACCGCGTTCGAACGCGCAGAGCCGTTTCTCGAGGACATGGGCAAGACGGTGATCCACGCCGGCGCCAGCGGCGCGGGGCAGGCGGCGAAGATCTGCAACAACATGATCCTGGGCGCGACGATGATCGCCACGTGCGAGGCCTTTGCGCTCGCCGAAAAACTGGGGCTCGACCAGCAGCGTTTCTTCGACATCGCCTCGGTTTCGTCGGGGCAGAGCTGGTCGATGACGAGCTATTGCCCGGTCCCCGGTGTCGGCCCGGAAACCCCCGCCGACCGCGGCTATCGGGGCGGGTTCGGTGCCCCCCTTATGCTCAAGGACCTAAAGCTCGCGCTGGAAGCCGCGGCAAGCGTCGGCGCGCAGGTGCCGATGGGGGAGCGCGCCGAGCAGCTCTATATTGCGTTCGTCGAGGGCGACGGTGCCGGGCTCGACTTTTCGGGGATCATCGAGACGCTTCGCTGA
- a CDS encoding enoyl-CoA hydratase, whose translation MSSYETLLVEQRGAVTLITLNRPKALNALNSQVLTELLDVMRAFDADPSQGCAVLNGSEKAFAAGADIKEMQAQGFADMYGHDFFAGWDAFTRTRKPILAAVSGYALGGGCEVAMMCDFILAADTAKFGQPEIKLGVSPGMGGSQRLTRAVGKAKAMEMCLTGRMMDAAEAERAGLVSRIVPAAELVEEAVKTAATIAAMPPLAVKANKEMVNVAFETTLAQGVQFERRLFHALFGTEDQQEGMTAFVEKRSGNWTGK comes from the coding sequence ATGTCTTCCTACGAAACCCTCCTCGTCGAACAGCGCGGCGCGGTGACGCTGATCACGCTCAACCGGCCCAAGGCGCTCAACGCGCTCAACAGCCAGGTGCTGACCGAGCTGCTCGACGTGATGCGCGCCTTCGATGCCGATCCGTCGCAGGGCTGCGCGGTGCTCAACGGCAGCGAGAAGGCCTTCGCCGCCGGCGCCGACATCAAGGAGATGCAGGCGCAGGGCTTTGCCGATATGTACGGCCATGACTTCTTCGCCGGCTGGGACGCGTTCACCCGCACCCGCAAGCCGATCCTCGCGGCAGTATCCGGCTATGCGCTGGGCGGCGGCTGCGAAGTGGCGATGATGTGCGACTTCATCCTCGCCGCGGACACCGCCAAGTTCGGCCAGCCCGAGATCAAGCTGGGCGTGTCGCCGGGCATGGGCGGCTCGCAGCGGCTCACGCGCGCCGTCGGCAAGGCCAAGGCGATGGAGATGTGCCTCACCGGCCGGATGATGGACGCCGCCGAAGCCGAGCGCGCCGGATTGGTCAGCCGGATCGTTCCCGCCGCCGAGCTGGTCGAGGAAGCGGTGAAGACCGCCGCGACGATCGCGGCGATGCCCCCGCTGGCGGTGAAGGCGAACAAGGAAATGGTCAACGTGGCGTTCGAGACGACGCTGGCCCAAGGCGTGCAGTTCGAGCGCCGCCTGTTCCACGCGCTGTTCGGCACCGAGGACCAGCAGGAAGGCATGACCGCGTTCGTCGAGAAGCGTTCGGGGAACTGGACGGGCAAATAA
- a CDS encoding enoyl-CoA hydratase/isomerase family protein, translating to MDILTAIEGPVARLRLNRPKALHALNTAMCQAMLYALDAWEQDDAVHIVLLDHAEGRGFCAGGDIRMIAESGAGDGTEAADFFRIEYRLNHRLFTYPKPIVAFADGIVMGGGVGISQPARYRVATENTKFAMPETGIGLFPDVGGGWYLSRLPGRMGEYLALTGHRLDGAECLALGLATHYLPAEALASAKAQITTAPDKALAILDDLSIEPPIAKILAHYADIDRWFAGDTVEEIFAALEAEDSEWAAATLATLRTKSPQACKVSLRIVREGRNMPDFAAEMAQEYAVATRVCRLPDFAEGVRAVIVDKDNAPHWSPATPEAVDSAAIDAIFAPLPPAQAWAP from the coding sequence CCTCAACCGCCCCAAGGCGCTCCACGCGCTCAACACCGCGATGTGCCAGGCGATGCTCTACGCGCTCGACGCGTGGGAGCAGGACGACGCCGTCCACATCGTGCTGCTCGACCATGCCGAGGGCCGCGGCTTCTGTGCCGGCGGCGACATCCGCATGATCGCAGAGAGCGGCGCGGGCGACGGCACCGAAGCGGCAGACTTCTTCCGCATCGAATACCGGCTCAACCACCGGCTGTTCACCTATCCCAAGCCGATCGTCGCCTTCGCGGACGGCATCGTGATGGGCGGTGGCGTCGGCATCTCGCAGCCGGCGCGCTACCGGGTCGCGACCGAGAACACCAAGTTCGCCATGCCCGAGACCGGCATCGGCCTGTTCCCCGACGTGGGCGGTGGCTGGTACCTCTCGCGGCTGCCCGGGCGGATGGGCGAGTATCTCGCGCTGACCGGCCACCGGCTCGACGGCGCCGAATGCCTCGCGCTCGGCCTCGCCACCCACTACCTCCCCGCCGAGGCGCTGGCCTCCGCCAAGGCGCAGATCACCACCGCGCCAGACAAGGCACTGGCGATCCTCGACGACCTGTCGATAGAACCGCCGATCGCCAAGATCCTCGCGCACTATGCCGATATCGATCGGTGGTTCGCCGGCGATACGGTGGAAGAGATCTTTGCTGCACTCGAAGCGGAGGACAGCGAATGGGCCGCGGCCACCCTCGCCACGCTGCGCACCAAGTCGCCGCAGGCCTGCAAGGTGTCGCTGCGGATCGTCCGCGAAGGCCGCAATATGCCCGATTTCGCCGCCGAGATGGCGCAGGAATATGCCGTCGCCACCCGCGTCTGCCGCCTGCCAGACTTCGCCGAGGGCGTGCGCGCCGTAATCGTCGACAAGGACAATGCCCCGCATTGGTCGCCCGCCACCCCGGAAGCGGTGGACAGCGCCGCGATCGATGCCATCTTCGCCCCCCTGCCGCCCGCACAGGCCTGGGCGCCCTGA